TCATCGACCGCGACGTGATCGCCATAGCCGAGCCGCATCGACGTCATCCACCCGGCGAGCCGCTGCGCCTCCCCGGGGGCGAGCGCGGTGCCGCTGGTGGCAACGTCGAACACATAATCGGTGCGCGCCACGACCGGCTGATGCACCGATTCGAGGCTTCGGTTCTGTGTGCCGGTGCAGCCGCCGATGGCGAGCGCCGCGATCAGGATCAGATGTTTCCGCATGGATTTTGCCCCTTGCACAGCGTCAATTGTCGAAGCCGGGCGCAGCGGCACCGGGCTTCTGGAATTTCGGAGCGGTCGCGGCCACCGCCCGTTCACCCGGCGGTGGCGCGGCAGGCGTGGTAGGTGCGCCCGGCGATGGCACGGGCGTCGCGGCGCCGAGCACCGGCTGCGCGGTGACGGGTGCCGCCAGCCGCGGCTTGGGCCGCTGCGCGCCGGTGGTGCCGCCGCCGAGCTGCCCGAACAGGATCTGGTCGAGATCGGTCGGCGCCTTGTAGCCGTCGGTCGGCAGAACGATCTGGTTCGCGTCGACCGGCTTCACCAGATACGGCGTGATGACGATCACCAGTTCGGATTCATTACGCTTGAACGCGTTCGAGCGGAACAATGCGCCGAGCACCGGCATGTCACCGACGCCCGGAGCCTTGCTGATCGCATTGTTGTGATCGTTGCGAAGCAGCCCTGCGATCATGAAGCTCTGGCCCGAGCCGAGTTCGACCGTCGTCTCGGCGCGCCGCGTGCTCAGCGCCGGGATCGTCGTGCCGCTGATCGTCACCGCGCCGTCGGAGGTCAATTGCGACACCTCGGGGCGCACGCGCAGCGAAATCCGGCCATCGGCGAGCACGGTCGGCGTATAGGCGAGGCTGACGCCATATTGCTTGTACTCGACCGATACCGCGCCAAGCCCCTGGCTCACCGGGATCGGGATCTCGCCGCCGGCCAGGAACGTGCCGGTCTCGCCGGACAAGGCGGTGAGGTTCGGATTGGCGAGCGTCGTCACCTGGCCGTCCTGCTCGCCGAGATCGAGCGAGGAGAGCAAATTCACCCCGAACAGCTTGCCGGCCGCGCCGATCGTCGTGCCATTGGCAATGGTATTGAGCAGGCTGGTTCCGGTGCTTGCGCTCGTGCCGCCGGTGAAGAGCCCGCCGTAGGGCGCATATTGAGTCGCCTGCCGGCCTTGGCCGACGCCGAACTGAAAACCGCCGGCCTTGTCGTAGCTGCTGAGATTGACGCCGATATTCTTGACGAAGCTGCGGCTCACCTCGGCGAAGCGCACCTGCAGGTTCACCTGAAGCGGCGTCGCGCTCTTCAGCCGCGACAGCACCTTGGTGGAATCGCCGACGAACGACTGGACCAGCCGCTCGGCTTCCGCGCCGTCGCCGGGACTGGCGATGGTGCCGGTGAGCAGCACGAGTCCGTTCATCGTCGTCGC
This genomic stretch from Sphingomonas panacis harbors:
- a CDS encoding type II and III secretion system protein family protein codes for the protein MRAVSKSIGWPLAVALVAGGANAAPLKHPTPRRGAPAVAPASTLLQVSTGRGRLINLSRPITDVFVASDAIADVQVRSPTQLYVFGKGQGETTVSATAAGGAVVYSATVRVGNNFDTVQQMLNMAMPESHITATTMNGLVLLTGTIASPGDGAEAERLVQSFVGDSTKVLSRLKSATPLQVNLQVRFAEVSRSFVKNIGVNLSSYDKAGGFQFGVGQGRQATQYAPYGGLFTGGTSASTGTSLLNTIANGTTIGAAGKLFGVNLLSSLDLGEQDGQVTTLANPNLTALSGETGTFLAGGEIPIPVSQGLGAVSVEYKQYGVSLAYTPTVLADGRISLRVRPEVSQLTSDGAVTISGTTIPALSTRRAETTVELGSGQSFMIAGLLRNDHNNAISKAPGVGDMPVLGALFRSNAFKRNESELVIVITPYLVKPVDANQIVLPTDGYKAPTDLDQILFGQLGGGTTGAQRPKPRLAAPVTAQPVLGAATPVPSPGAPTTPAAPPPGERAVAATAPKFQKPGAAAPGFDN